A genome region from Gouania willdenowi chromosome 9, fGouWil2.1, whole genome shotgun sequence includes the following:
- the star gene encoding steroidogenic acute regulatory protein, mitochondrial produces the protein MLPATFKLCAGISYRHMRNMTGLRKNAMVALHHEMNRLAGPGPSNWISQVRRRSSLLSSRIQEEGFSEEEMSYVKQGENALQKAIGILGEQDGWTIETVAANGDKVLSKVLPDIGKVFKLEVVLEQHPDDLYQELVGNMEQMGEWNPNVKEVKILQKIGHDTMVTHEVSAETPGNLVGPRDFVSVRCAKRRGSACFLAGMSTQHPKMPEQRGVVRAENGPTCIVMKPCAEDPEKTKFTWLLSIDLKGWIPKTIINNVLSQTQVDFANHLRQRMTNNVSMELAQAC, from the exons ATGTTGCCTGCAACTTTCAAACTATGTGCTGGCATCTCTTATCGGCATATGAGGAACATGACAG GTTTGAGGAAAAATGCCATGGTGGCACTTCATCATGAGATGAACAGACTGGCAGGCCCAGGACCCAGTAACTGGATCAGCCAAGTCCGCAGACGCAGCTCTCTTCTCA GTTCTCGGATACAAGAGGAGGGTTTCAGTGAGGAAGAGATGTCTTATGTGAAGCAAGGAGAGAACGCGCTGCAGAAAGCCATTGGGATCCTTGGGGAACAGGACGGCTGGACCATTGAAACCGTAGCA GCAAATGGAGACAAAGTCCTGAGTAAAGTGTTGCCTGACATTGGGAAGGTATTCAAGCTGGAAGTTGTTCTGGAGCAACATCCTGATGACCTTTACCAAGAGCTAGTGGGAAACATGGAGCAAATGGGAGAGTGGAACCCAAATGTCAAGGAGGTCAAA ATTCTTCAGAAAATTGGCCACGACACAATGGTCACCCATGAGGTGTCGGCAGAAACTCCAGGAAATTTGGTGGGACCCAGAGATTTTGTCAGTGTCCGCTGTGCCAAACGCAGAGGCTCCGCCTGTTTCCTGGCTGGGATGTCAACCCAACACCCCAAAATGCCCGAGCAGAGGGGTGTAGTCAG AGCAGAGAATGGTCCCACCTGTATAGTAATGAAGCCATGTGCAGAGGACCCAGAAAAGACCAAGTTCACCTGGTTACTAAGCATAGATCTAAAG GGCTGGATCCCCAAGACAATCATAAACAATGTGCTGTCGCAGACACAGGTGGACTTTGCCAACCACCTCAGGCAAAGGATGACTAATAATGTTTCCATGGAGCTGGCTCAGGCCTGCTGA